The DNA sequence ccccacatcctcgccaacatttattgttgtttgtcttcataatagctgccattctgactggagtgagatgaaatcttagattagttttgatttgcatttctctaattgctagtgatgatgaacattttttcatatatttgtttattgattgtatatcatcttctgagaagtgtctgttcaggtccctggcccatttattgattgggttatttgtgaaaaattgggctctgtatgtgcaataagaattataatgtattccactgtcatatataaataaataatttttaaaagtttatttaaggggctggggctgtggctcagcagtagcacatttccctggcatgtgtgaggcactgggttccatcctcagcaccacatataaacaaataaataaaataaagatctatcaacaattttaaaaaatgtgtattaaaaaagtttatttaaaaatgtatttaaaaatgtgatataggggccagagctgtggctcagtgttggagtgctCACCTACTaggtgtgagacactgggttcaatcctcagcactgcataaaaataaataaataatataaagatgttgtgtccgtctacaactaaaaaagtttttttttttaatgtgattttatgGTGCGTGCATGTGCCATAAGGAAcaaaattatgatatttattggtaaatgggtggaactagagactataataccatgtgaaataagccagactcactAAGTCgaaaatcaaatgttttctctatatgtggaagctagtcgaaaataagggagagaaaagaaagagagccaTGGGTTAGGGGCTTGGGCAGgattccattaaaatagaagagacaTTGGTTGACTAATAAAGGAGACTAGGAGGGAGTAGAAGgtaaaaacagtagaatgaatctgacctaactttcctatgtacacgTGTGAATATcctacagtgaatctcaccatcatgtatatccacagatgctaagaaaaaaaagtctagaaaaacacaaaatatattaacAGAAAGCAAATCAGTGATAGCCTGCAGACCTATGTATGGGGTAGGGGTGGGCACAGAGAAGCTACAGAGGTCATGAGGGATGGTCATGTTTATTATCTTGATTATGATGGTTTCAAAGGTGTATTTGTATGTCAAAACTCATCACATTGTACATAAATACAacttttatatatgttatatacccaaataaagttgtttaaagatatataatattccttattttttaaatttcatacttttaaaagaaatttatttgtagCCTTGTGTCATTCTTGAATTTTGTAGACTATTACCAATGTTATAGTATGTCTTTTCTACTACTCATCCCGAGTCTTGGCCAgtgtctgattttaaaaatcaaaatctgtCCTTATTACTCGATGTTCTATTTGTTCAGGAGATTCTCTTACTTATACctgtttcaagttttaaaaataagggagagaaaagaaagagagctggggtgggggggtgggggcttGGATAGTGAGAgattccattaaaatagaagaaacattGGTGGACTAATAAAGGAGATTAAGGGAGAGTAgaagggaaaaacagtagaatttcttcttctttaaattttcactAATACCCTGAGGTAACTTAAATTTTCAGCACTTTTAATTTGGCATCCAGAATTCCCAAAGTATGTATGTTTACTATTTATGTACTAATTTGTACCCAATTAGACTACATCATAAACTCTACCTCAACTCCAGCTAACATCAAAATAGCCAAGTGTGggtcaacagacaaatggataaataaaatgtggagattatatatatatcattttagccagccacaaagaataaaattatgtccaATGGATGGACCTAGAGAACatgttaaattaaataagccagattcagtgAGTCAAGGGTTGTCTATTTCTCTaaaatgtggaagctagagacaaaaagaagaaaaggggtcTCTTGAAAATGGATGGAAGACCAAGATGGTAGAAGGGGAtcagaagaagggaggagggaaaagtAAGGGGAAATGCTCAGGAATGAACCTAAACGAAtagttatgtacatatatgaatatgccacagtgaagtCCAATGTTCTGTATAATCATTATGTATCAATAAAAACTGTGAAAATAATAAAGTGGGGATGTTTGTCTTACCttcacatgtatacatatttattgtaaaaataaaaaacaactttattggTGGGGCAGGGGAGTTCTCTAACAGCAATCGAAAAAGTCCAtctttaattgaatatatttagtCTCTTTCTAATGTAGTTCTGAATTCTCACCTGGCTTCTAAATTCAGAAGCCAGATGAGAATTttcaacataaaagaaaacaaaatagaaaacctaaaacagaaaaacctttcttttagaaaaacaactttattttttttctttttttaatttttattggttgttcacaacattacaaagctcttgacatatcatatttcatacattagattgaagtgggttatgaactcccaattttaccccaaatgcagattgcagaatcacatcggttacacatccacaattttacataatgccctattagtaattgttgtattctgctacctttcctatcccctactatcccccctcccctcccctcccatcttctctctctaccccatctactgtaattcatttctctccttgtttattttcccattcccctctcaacctcttatatgtaattttgtatagcaatgagggtctcccttcatttccatgcaatttcccttttctctccctttccctcccatctcatgtctctgtttaatgttaatcttttcttcctgctcttcctccctctctgttcatagttgctctcattatatcaaagaagacatttggtatttgttttttagggattgactagcttcactaagcataatctgctctagtgccatccatttccctgcaaattctatgattttgtcattttttattgctgcatagtactccattgtgtatagatgccacattttttttatccattcatctattgaagggcctctgggttggttccacagtctagctattgtgaattgtgctgctatgaacatcgatgtggcagcatccctgtagcatgctcttttaaggtcttcagggaatagtcccagaagggcaatagcagggtcaaatggtggttccattcccagctttcccaggaatctccaaactgctttccaaattggccgcaccaatttgcagtcccaccagcaatgtacaagagtatccttttctccacatcctcgccagcacttgttgttgtttcacttcatagtggctgccaatcttactggagtgagatggtatcttagggtggttttgatttgcatttctctgactgctagagatggtgagcatttagAAAAACAACTTTAACTGAATATAAGTATCTTGGAaaacacaaaatggaaaaaaaaacctggaaatgtCAAAAAAGTGACCCTCGTTGTAAATATAGTACAAGTAATATTTTTTCATCTCAAACATGGTACAAGTAGTGTCCTTgcaataatttttacaaaattctcaaattttcactttaaaatatcaTGCATTCTTGATAATTCAGAATGTGATAAAAATACAACAATTATAGGACATCAAAGCCTCATCATGTTTGGAATTCCCAATCTAGAGTTTTTGCTAGAGGGTAAATACActgacagtttaaaaaaaaaaattaagagaatcaCCTTAACATTTTAGCACATCGCAGCTGACTTGTAGCCATACAAACTATTTTCCCAAAAGTTATAGCAATCACAGAAACCTAGAAGTTCTTTAATAACAGGCATCTTAGAATACTTAGAGTATTACTCAACTTTGAttgtctttttgaaaaacttCAATAAGTTATACTATCAGAAGTCAAAAATTGTAttctaattttctcttcctcacaagttcagaatatttttaaaaaggaaatgaaattaaaactaaataggAATGCGTGCTCAAGGCAatgtaagtatatttttatatttacatacatttaaaaaaatacttcctcTGTGACCATCTTCAATTCGCAGAAATGAAGCTCTTTACAAAGGAAATAAGTTTTCCTCTCCAAACACTGAAATGTAAAATACGCAGATAAGGAAGGACacttagattgaaaaaaaataaaaaccaggagCGAGAAGCTAGTCTCAGAAGAAATGGAATGAAAGATTACAAGAGGTATGACGAATtgtaacaaagagaaagagaagggcaTATAGGTTTGGATATGTAAATAAACCCAAGAAATTTGAAGTTGATGACATTTCCACTAGACGCTACATGTACTTAttaagagaaagcagagaaaagaaaatatgcctTTAGAGTAGACAACCCCTATAGAAAGGAGATTGTAAGTAATGTGTTCAATCATAAActtacttatttttcaaaatagttattttaCGTGCTATAGATttgaataaaacacaaatcattttaaattgctaccatttttattgtttgttttccaaaCTGCATCCTCAGTCTGgggttcccttttttttttttttatcagattcACAAATTTCTTTCAGATGACTAGGACCTGTCTACAACTCAAGAGTAGTCTTTTAATTCTATATTAATGGTATGTTTTATTTCAATACTGGGAACCTGTTCCTCTTTGACAATAGACAAATCTTCAGGAACAGGAACactttcttcaaatgttttattgTCTTCTAAAACAGCTGACTCTGAGACACCTGCTATCTAGGGAGACTGAAGTTCAGGAAGCACGTTCTCTAGTTCACATCCCCATTTGCAGGAGTTGGTTCAGACGGTGGAGGTGGAACTTCAGCAATCATCTCCTGTCCAGGAAACTCTTCAGTAGGAACCACATCCGTTACTGAAAGATGTTGGTCACCGGGGTCATCTTCCGCAGGGACTTGCTCAGCTAATAAAGGCTGAATTCGAACCTGGACTTCTTCTGGAAAGAACTCCTCAACTGGTGGACTGTGAAACTGAAGCATGGCCTCTTCAGCTAGTAGAGACTGAACTTGAGCCAGGACCTCATCTGGAAAGGCCTCCCCATCTGACGGAGACTGAATATCAGTCTGGGCCTCTTTTGAAACGGTCTCCTTAGCTGGTGGAGACTGATCTAGAGACAAGTCTTCTTTGAGAGGGGACTCCTCAGCTGGTGGAGGCTGAGCTTCAGCAGGAGCCTCTTCTATAGGACACTCCTCAAATGATGGAGACTGAATTTCCACAGGAGCTTCTTCATTTGGTGGGGGCTGAACTGCAGCCGGGAACTCTTCTACCAAGCCTCCCTCATCAGTGAGAGGCTGAACTTTGGGAGAGTGCTTTTCTACAGGAGACTTCTTAGCTGTTCGAGAATGAGCTTTAGCAGAGGGCTTTTGTTTCGGGGCTTCCTTACTTGTTGCAAGTTCAGGTTCTAGGATCACTTCTGTAGGAACCTCTACAACTGATGGAGGCTGAACTGGAGCAGGAGCCTGTTCTGCAGACTGTACTTCAGCTGGAGCTTCACCAAACTCATCTTCAGGTACTGTAGGTTGAACTTCAGCAGGAGTCTCTTCTACCAGTGGAAACTGAATTTCAGTAGGAAGCTCTTCGGAAGGATCTACTCCAGCTAGTGAGGACTCTCCTGGACCCAAATGATCTTCTGAAAGAGCCTCTTGCACCAGTGGAGGCTGAATTTTAGCCAGAGACTCTAGAGAAGGAGATCCTTCATCTAGAGAAGGGGATACTGCAATCTCTGTAGTTGAAGTCATTTTATCAGATACAAGGGTCTTTTCAACTGTAGGTTGTACTTCAGTAGGGGTCTCTCCAGCAAGCCTGGGCTCTACTTCAGCTAGGGCCCCTTCAGCTGGTAAAAACTGTGCTTCAGCAGGGCCTCCAGGCTCTAGGGAAGGAGATCCTTCATCTAGAGAAGGGGGTACTGTAATCTCTGTAGTTGAAGTCGCTTTATCAGATACAAGGGTCTTTTCAACTGTAGGTTGTACTTCAGTAGGGGTCTCTCCAGCAAGCCTGGGCTCTACTTCAGCTAGGGCCCCTTCAGCAGGAAATTCTTCTGTTGGTAGATACTCTGTTTCAACAGCAGCATCTTTTTTAACAACTGAACCCTCTTTCCTAGACTCATCTGCTAAAAATAATGGAGTATCTTTTGGGGTTTCCTGAGTGAATGAATCTCTGTtgatatttttctgcctttttttcccaTGGCTACTTATTGCTGGTTGAAATTCAGGACTGTCACtaacaaaaatcttttttaaggATTTATATATGTGGATACTTTCCTTTGAATTTGTAAAAGAGCTACCTGCCTCGGAAATAATCAGTATTTTTGATTCAGCAAAGTACGTCTGCTGTTCTTTGTCCACTTTTTCTACCTGGGGCAAGCTCATCACAGACAGGTCCCCAGTATAAATGGTCTGCTGAGATCGGtctattttaaattgaattgagTATTGGCTTGGTATAATTTCTACTCCCTGGACACCCTCAGGCAATTCGGGACCTGCTTTTCCAACACCAGCTGGCTTCTTTTTAGGCCCCACTGGTCTATCAGATgacttgacttttttcttttccacagagGTTTCTGTCTGGAGAGATTCATCAGTCATTTTCTGTCCATGCTTTTTCTTTGCCCAAGTTTGCTGAAGTTGAGAAGATACTCGAAAATGCTCATATTCTTTGGCAGAGTAGCGGCCATTGCTTCCAGGAATATTACCAATACTAAAGATAGCCTTGGGGACAGTCGACTGGGATACAGCctggtgtttctttttctctgtccctTCAGTCTGCTGGGATTTGTCTACCATTGGTTGGATGGTTCGCCTTCTCTTTCGAATTTCTTGCCTCCCGACTGAGATAGACTGATGAGGCAcatcattttcttccatttataagATGACGAATTCAGATTTATTAATCAAGTAATTAATCATTAAGCATCACAAATGTGCCAGCTGTAAATCTTTGCCTTCCTTCATTAAGAGTTGTTCTACTGAGTTGCttataaaaaaaagcaattccTAAACCATTACATTCTATACTACATTCTTGTTGGATCCCACCTTGTTCAGTTATTATCTTTCTTGTTTAGTCTCTGTTAGAACGAAATCTCATTTTTAGAAGTTCCTCTCAAGGGTCTGTGACATCACAGCACTTCTCCCTGCAAGGTTCCGGCAGTTCTGGTCCCAGCACTTTTTCACTGGGGCACAAATTCATCATCAATGACTGCAAGTGTGACATCTTATTACTTTGTGAAATAAATCAAGTTGAAAGAAGCATTTGTCTATCAAAGGAACATTAAGTAAGCTCCAGTAATACCACTTTCTAACTGTTGATTTTTTGAACTTTCCATTCAATCCTTTCCATCCTACTATCAAAGATGGTTATGATACAGAACTCAGAATGCTGCAGCACATTTGTAATTGTTGGAGAAAACAACTGATAATATATGTGAGAGTGTTCTATGAATATCTGTTTATATGACTTTAAAAGAAGtcagttctgggctggggatgtggctcaagcagtagcgcactcacctggcttgtgcagggcgctgggttcgatcctcaacactacataaaaataaaataaagatattgtgtccacctaaaactatatatataaagaagtcagTACTGTTTGAAAAACTAGGATTCTTAAATCCATCTTTACATAGGCTCCTTTCCTGTATCCATGACTTCAGTGATCACAGTAGCATCCTACCCAAATATAAGCAATGCTGTCCTTCTCAAACAgcttcagatatttttatttctgaattatttcagAAAGTGGATCCACtcgaatttttttttcaaataaatgttgtGTCTAAATATATGCCaggttaaataaaatgcattattcGAGACAGTCTCTATAACTCTGCTGAATAACCACATAGGAATAAATGCCCCGGTAAAGATGAAAAGTTTAAATTGAGTCTTTGAAAAAGTTAAGTAGGTTGTTGCTGCCATTGTATTAGATTTGAAATTTCTAACATAATAGATTTGAAAATTTAACTCTTATATCTCAAGAATTTTACTAGAAAGATGTAAATTGgtcacaaaaaaatattttaaaatattgttagtccagggaaaataaaagaaaaaaagtggactttaaaaatataatcacagacgttaaaaataaaacatctgcctgggcacagtggcacacgcctgtaatcccagagactctggaggctgagacaagagaatcatgagttcaaagttagcctcagcaaccgcaagctgctaagcaactcagtggaaccctgtccctaaattttaaaaatacaaaatagggctagggacatggctcagtgcccctaagttcaattctcagtatcccccccccaaaaaatctgcTAAATAATAATTATGACTTCATTAAtctgggaatattttaaaatttcttatgctGTATTGCTTCCtgcaaaaaacataaaattgaatcAAATAATCCTGTTTCATGCATTAGTGTTAGGAACTGAATATTTGTATCCCCCTACCATTCATGCCATTCATGTGTTTAAGTAAAATGCCCAAGTTATGGAATTAGGGAGTGGGACTTTATAGATGATAACCATCTGCATTTGCATCTGCAAAGGAAGTGGACCTttaacaaacagatctgttagcACCTTGATATGGACTacccagtctccagaactttgAAAATTTAATTGTTGCTTATACTACCTAGACTCTTATGTATTTGTTAGCAGTTTAAAGTAAGATTATTGATTTTAGCCAAACAAATGGGTgcttttcacattcttttatcCCAGCCTCTAAAACAGTCCCGACTTTTGCATTGATCAGTGAATTCTTGTTAAGTACAACTGGAGAAAATGTGATTTAGAAAACATACTGCTTGTTTTGCATCTCACctgctcttttcatttttgtctgttttgctcCACAGTCTCCTATATTCCTAAGACTTAATGAAGTAAAGCAATAGTCATTTCAAGGAAGCATTGGCATAGGTTTTAATCAGATCTGCTATCATTTGGAAACTGGATTATCAGCTTCTTTGTGTCTGGTGTCTCAATTATACATTTCAAACATTACATGTGTGTTTTGTAATCAGGTTTCTGACATTTGATGTAATATCTTCAAAGTCTATTTTGGATCTTTTGGTAATAAGAAATAAGTTTCAACATTGCATTAATTGAGTTAATGTAACATCAcatgaatttaattaattttgcttCCTCAACATAAATAAGATTTTATGCAATTTCCTTAAACATAAACTGAATTGTCAATTTCAGTTAAACTAAATTAAATCCTCAATTTCCAATCcttagatatttatattttttcttccaaaaaaataattaagaacttTGGTGATTACCAAAGCTTGGCAAGCGTGTAGGGAAGGAAGGGTTCAAAAGAAAATGGTTGATGGGTATATCTGTGTAGTTGGATAGGATGAATAAATTCTAATGTTTCATAGAATAGTAAGATAATTACGGTTGATGACAACTAAGTATTTCAAAATAGTGAGTagagaggattttaaatgttctcaacaCGAAGGAATACATATCTTCAGTGATAGATATGCCAATAACCACAATCTAATCATTATACATTGtacacatgtattaaaatatcattttaatccacaaatatgtacaattactttgtgctaattaaaaataaaacattaaacaaatCAGAACTTGATCTTTCTTAATTATGAACCAAACTTTCATAAAAAACTGATTTTTGCTACTAGTAATAACTTATTCATAGAAACAAATTGTCACACATACATAATCAATCGATTCAAAAATGCACCTAAAATTTCAAATGCAATTATGAGGAATTTAATGGAGCAGTTTCTCATCCTATTTCTTCCCCACCTTTCATTTCTGGAATAGTTTATTGGTctgtattaattatacagaatggggtgggtttcattgtggcatattgtGGAAATCTAAAACATCTTTTAATCAGTTTTACTCCCCAATACCTACCCCACCTTCACTTCCACCCTGCACCTGATTCCCTTTTTCTGCCCTACTGTGTCCCTTCTAATTTCATTGAAttgctattttgtttgtttgttttttaatttttttcttctagcttcCCAAGAAAGAGAAACACTCTCTTTGCCAAGATGATATGCCCAAATTCACTCATCATGGCCTAGTCTCTCTTGTCAGATTAGGGCTTAagatttttgactttttttttccctaaatctcATATAATTCAGCTctcccccctcacccccaccccttaCTTTGTTCACATCTGTTAAGAGTTGAATCCTGTCTCCCTATGtgatatgttgaagtcctaatccccACTACCTGTGGATATGACAGATTAGAagtagggtctttgcagatgtcatCAAGTTACAATAGTGTTCTTATAGAAAGGAGAATCTGAACACAAGGACGCAGAGAGAACAAGGCCATGTGAAGACAGCAGACATTGGATATATACTGCCACACAGCAAGGAGTACCTGGAGCacccagaagctggaagagacaATAAGAGGATCTCCCCTAGATACTTCAGAGGAAGCATGGCCCTGTCACCACCTTGATTTGG is a window from the Urocitellus parryii isolate mUroPar1 chromosome 6, mUroPar1.hap1, whole genome shotgun sequence genome containing:
- the Fscb gene encoding LOW QUALITY PROTEIN: fibrous sheath CABYR-binding protein (The sequence of the model RefSeq protein was modified relative to this genomic sequence to represent the inferred CDS: deleted 2 bases in 1 codon): MEENDVPHQSISVGRQEIRKRRRTIQPMVDKSQQTEGTEKKKHQAVSQSTVPKAIFSIGNIPGSNGRYSAKEYEHFRVSSQLQQTWAKKKHGQKMTDESLQTETSVEKKKVKSSDRPVGPKKKPAGVGKAGPELPEGVQGVEIIPSQYSIQFKIDRSQQTIYTGDLSVMSLPQVEKVDKEQQTYFAESKILIISEAGSSFTNSKESIHIYKSLKKIFVSDSPEFQPAISSHGKKRQKNINRDSFTQETPKDTPLFLADESRKEGSVVKKDAAVETEYLPTEEFPAEGALAEVEPRLAGETPTEVQPTVEKTLVSDKATSTTEITVPPSLDEGSPSLEPGGPAEAQFLPAEGALAEVEPRLAGETPTEVQPTVEKTLVSDKMTSTTEIAVSPSLDEGSPSLESLAKIQPPLVQEALSEDHLGPGESSLAGVDPSEELPTEIQFPLVEETPAEVQPTVPEDEFGEAPAEVQSAEQAPAPVQPPSVVEVPTEVILEPELATSKEAPKQKPSAKAHSRTAKKSPVEKHSPKVQPLTDEGGLVEEFPAAVQPPPNEEAPVEIQSPSFEECPIEEAPAEAQPPPAEESPLKEDLSLDQSPPAKETVSKEAQTDIQSPSDGEAFPDEVLAQVQSLLAEEAMLQFHSPPVEEFFPEEVQVRIQPLLAEQVPAEDDPGDQHLSVTDVVPTEEFPGQEMIAEVPPPPSEPTPANGDVLENVLPELQSP